A genomic window from Lycium barbarum isolate Lr01 chromosome 4, ASM1917538v2, whole genome shotgun sequence includes:
- the LOC132635431 gene encoding small ribosomal subunit protein uS11m — MKLIRSVLWAANAFKLRSSDHPQAFRTFSTLPNFGIQEKTESKIYSNQRSILGMNACSTCNVGARCFIHSVSPKEAEMGNNSRPMDFVRGLAEDNTRGVLSGGPLSRYHIEQDADIVHIKVLRNNAFVTVTDSKGNKKFGSTAGKLTGKGGKVARYAAESTAEHVGREARDRGLRSVVMKVNGFTYFKKKKQAILSFREGYTHSRGDKNPVVYIEDTTRKPHNGCRLPKKRRI, encoded by the exons ATGAAGCTTATTCGGAGTGTCTTATGGGCAGCTAATGCTTTCAAATTACGTTCTTCTGATCATCCTCAAGCTTTCAGGACCTTTTCTACACTTCCAAATTTTG GTATTCAGGAGAAGACTGAAAGCAAAATATACAGTAATCAGCGCTCAATCTTGGGAATGAATGCTTGTTCAACATGTAATGTTGGTGCAAGGTGTTTCATACATTCTGTAAGCCCAAAGGAAGCTGAGATGGGAAACAATTCTAGACCAATGGACTTTGTTAGAGGACTTGCGGAGGACAATACAAGGGGTGTACTAAGCGGTGGTCCACTTTCTAGGTATCATATCGAACAAGATGCTGATATTGTTCATATAAAGGTTCTTCGCAACAATGCCTTTGTTACTGTGACGGATTCAAAAGGGAACAAAAAGTTTGGGTCTACTGCAGGTAAGTTAACAGGAAAAGGAGGGAAAGTTGCAAGATATGCTGCCGAGTCAACTGCAGAACATGTTGGGCGTGAAGCAAGAGACCGGGGCTTGAGGTCAGTGGTCATGAAAGTAAATGGCTTTACTTACTTTAAGAAAAAGAAGCAAGCAATTCTAAGCTTCAGAGAGGGCTACACTCATTCTCGTGGAGATAAGAATCCTGTGGTATACATTGAAGACACAACAAGAAAACCCCATAATGGATGCCGCCTCCCAAAGAAGCGTCGCATTTAA